The proteins below are encoded in one region of Chitinispirillales bacterium ANBcel5:
- a CDS encoding erythromycin esterase family protein, giving the protein MISSPFFLFLLLIAISISANDESVITEYFAKNALPVSEISCLSPVIDRASDKKAVLLGEASHGTSEYYTWRKNISKRLIEEKGYSFIVVEGDWSAAMEVNKYVKHLPNAPSSAKDALGSFNRWPEWMWANQETLSLIEWMRDYNKNRPMEQRVGFYGMDLYSPEGSMKRVISFFEEFFPDKVNQVKNSYSCLLNYSDDMQQYVRAVLQGKQQQCMPKTNSVLELLKGLTLPENSSKLFYVKHDALVVLNAEKHYLSMATQGPQSWNSRVLNFKQTVEHLFNYYGDNSSAIVWAHNTHVGDARATPMASQGRENIGKLLREQYGDEAIFILGFGTNTGTVIAGTQWGSPKQLMNVPAAPQGTIENILNSIDKPKALFLFDEDVPEALLNQRGHRAKGVIYNPSNEQGNYVPTVLPRRYDAFFFIRETNALTPLD; this is encoded by the coding sequence ATGATTTCATCCCCGTTCTTTTTGTTCCTTTTGCTTATCGCTATCAGTATTTCAGCTAATGACGAGAGTGTTATTACTGAGTACTTCGCCAAAAACGCTCTCCCGGTGAGTGAAATTAGCTGTCTTAGCCCTGTAATCGACCGTGCCTCTGACAAAAAGGCGGTACTTCTTGGAGAAGCATCTCACGGCACCAGCGAATACTATACGTGGCGTAAAAATATCAGCAAACGACTCATCGAGGAAAAGGGGTATTCCTTTATAGTAGTGGAGGGTGACTGGAGCGCTGCAATGGAGGTAAATAAGTATGTAAAACATCTCCCCAATGCACCATCAAGCGCAAAAGATGCACTGGGCTCATTTAATCGCTGGCCGGAATGGATGTGGGCAAACCAGGAAACGCTCTCCCTTATTGAGTGGATGAGAGATTATAACAAAAACCGTCCCATGGAACAAAGAGTGGGGTTTTATGGAATGGACCTCTACTCTCCGGAGGGATCGATGAAAAGAGTTATCTCCTTTTTTGAAGAATTCTTCCCGGATAAAGTAAACCAGGTCAAAAACTCCTATTCGTGCCTGCTCAATTATTCCGATGATATGCAGCAGTATGTTCGTGCCGTTTTACAGGGCAAGCAGCAACAGTGTATGCCAAAAACCAACAGCGTCCTAGAGCTGCTAAAAGGCTTAACTCTTCCTGAAAACAGTTCTAAGCTTTTTTATGTAAAGCATGATGCATTGGTTGTACTTAACGCAGAAAAGCACTATCTGTCCATGGCAACCCAGGGTCCTCAGTCCTGGAACAGCAGAGTTTTGAATTTCAAACAGACTGTAGAGCACCTTTTTAACTATTACGGGGATAACAGCAGTGCAATTGTTTGGGCCCATAACACTCATGTTGGTGATGCAAGAGCCACCCCAATGGCATCACAGGGAAGAGAAAATATTGGTAAGTTGTTACGGGAACAATATGGCGATGAAGCCATTTTTATCCTCGGTTTTGGTACAAACACAGGCACGGTGATAGCCGGAACTCAGTGGGGTTCTCCAAAACAACTGATGAATGTGCCAGCTGCACCTCAGGGCACAATTGAAAACATTCTAAACTCCATTGATAAACCTAAAGCGCTGTTCTTATTTGATGAAGATGTACCTGAAGCTCTTTTAAACCAACGAGGCCATCGGGCAAAGGGTGTCATATATAATCCGTCCAATGAACAGGGAAACTATGTTCCAACAGTTTTACCCAGACGCTATGACGCATTCTTTTTTATCAGAGAAACTAACGCCCTTACCCCACTTGATTGA